The Blastopirellula marina genome contains the following window.
CGGAGCGAACGTGCCAGCAATTGCGATTGCGACCGCAGCATGGAAGCCACGTTGTTGCAAACAGTCTTCCTCCAAAACGACTTCAGCCTCCACTCAGCGATTGGAAGTAACCAAAGCTGGGTCGGAGAAGTCGGCCGATCGATGAAGCCGCAGATCGATAAGAAATCGACCCAAGAGCAACAAATCCAGGCTCAGATCAAGCGATTATACGAGCAACTTGGGAACGGACGTGACGCAATCCTGCGTTTAACTGAAAACGGTAACAAGCAACGGGCTTATGAAATCCGTCAGAAAGTGACCGCCGGCAGAAAGCGTCTGGAAAAACTGCGAAATCAACTCGACGAGCTCAAGACCGAGGCGAAGCAAAAACCAGTTGAAGAAGTCGCGTTCGATTCGCCTGCCGAGATGGTGGAGGAAGCCTATCTCCGTACACTCAGCCGTAAGCCGAGCGAGAAAGAGATGACGATCTCGCTGTCCCACTTCCAGGAAGCCAAAGATCCCGTAGCGGGCCTTCATGACCTGATGTGGGCTTTGCTCAACACCAAAGAGTTCATCGTTAATCACTAAACGAGTTCTCTTTTCACTTTACAGTTCCCACAAACACTTCCCATCAATAAACGGTTCAAGGATCTTCGCATGCCCAGTAATCGAACATGTGACGGAGTACGCCGACGTGACTTCCTGAAGGTCGGCGTCATGGGTGGAATTGGTATGAATTTGGCCACCTACATGTCGATGGCCGAAGCAGGTCAAGTCGAATCTGGCGGCAAGGCCAAAGCTGGGATCTTCGTCAACTTGAATGGTGGGCCAACCCATATCGATACCTTCGATCCCAAGCCAAACGCCCCAAGCGAATATCGCGGCGAATTCTCTCCGATCAAGACGAATGTCCCAGGTATCGAGCTCAGCGAGCACTTGCCGAAACTGGCACAACAGGCCGACAAGTATGTGGTCCTGCGTGGCGTATCGCATACGTTGGCGGCCCACAATCTGGGTACCGAATACGTCAATACGGGGACGCGTCCATTGGCGTCGCTGCAGTATCCTGCTTACGGTTCGGTCGTCACCAAAGAGCTTGGTGGCCCAGAAGATCTTCCCTCGTTCGTGGCCATCCCCCGTAGCTCACACTCGGCTGGTTATCTCGGTGTGAAATACGCTCCCCTGGCAACCAATAGTACGCCCAAGCCGGGACAGGCTTATTCGGTGCGCGGAATCAGCTTGTCCGGCGGGCTTACTATCGAAACGGTCGAACGTCGCCACAAGTTATTAGCGGAACTCGATCAAACGTTTGCCGGGTTTGAGTCTGATGATCAACTACTCGATGGCCTCGATCGTTTCAGCCACCAGGCCCACTCGATCATCACCTCGAAGAGGGCTCGGGCTGCGTTCGACGTCGAACAGGAGAACCCCAAGTTTGCGAAACCGTTTGAAGCCGACGACTTCAGCATGAGCTGCTTGCTGGCAATTCGATTGATCGAAAGTGGCGTCCGCTTTGTCACCATCACCAATGGTGGTTGGGACACGCACACCGACAACTTCGCTCGCCTGAAAGACAACCTGCTGCCAAAGCTGGATAACGGCCTGGCTGCCTTGTTCAACGGTTTGCACACGCGTGGTCTTCTCGATTCGACGGGCGTATTCGTGACCGGCGAATTTGGTCGTACGCCGAAAATCAACGGTCGTGGTGGTCGCGATCACTATCCTCGCTGCATGACCATGCTCATGGCAGGCGGTGGCATCCAAGGTGGTCAGGTCATCGGCGAAAGCGATGAAAAGGCAACCTTGCCGAAGGATGGCGAAGGCTTCAAGCCTGACGATGCGGCTGCTTCGTTCTTCTATAACCTGGGCATCGATCACACCAAAGAATATCACACCAACACCGGCCGACCGATCACCATCGTGCGCGACGGCAAGGTAATTCGCCAGCTCTTCTCATAATGCATGAAGAGTGGCACCTTTCGAGTTTTCACACTTCGTTAACTTTTCCCCCTACTCATTCGGAGTCCCTGTTTTATGTCTCGTTGTAGCACCCTGTTGATGTTCGCGCTGGTAGCCCTTGTCTCCGTCGGATCCGCCTTTGGCGCCGATGAAGATGCCAAACCGAAAAAGAATCAGCGCAAGAATGCCAATCCTGGAATCTTTGGCCAGGTCATGAAGCTTGACCTTTCCGAAGAACAGAAAGCCAAGGTCGTGGCCATTCGCAAAGAATTTGGCCCCAAGTTGGCCGAACTGACCAAAGCCGTCGGCATGACGAAGGAAGACCGTCAAGCTCGCATGGCCGCCCAGAAAGAAGCCAAAGAAAAAGGCTTAAAGGGCAAAGAAATGCGTGATTACGTCAACGCCAAGTCTCCACTAACCGACGAGCAACAAGAAGCTCAGAAAGCGGTCATGGAACTTAACGGCAAGATTCGCGAAAAGCTGGCGAGCGTTCTGACCGACGAACAAAAAGAAAAGCTCGGTTTCAATAAGAAGAAGCCCGGTGCGAATAAAAAGAAAAAGGCCGAGTAGGCTCCCCCCAAAGCGATCATCGCCTGCCGGAATTGGCTAAGTGCCTGCATCTGGCAGCATCGATCTGAGAAGCGGACCGACCAATTCGGTCCGCTTTTTTCGTTTCTTGGCGGTAAAATTGTTTTTATCCAGCAAAACAGGCCCAATCCGAGCTTGCCCTGGTCGCCCCCCGTTGGCGATGATCTTGGTCACCGCGTAACCTAAACTAAGACATGAACTTCCTTCGCCACCTATTTAACCGAAACCAGACGCCTCAGCCGTGGAAAAACCAGGGCTTGGGTCTGCTCGTGCTCCTGGTTCTGCTGGGCGCTGCGTTGATCTATGTTCCCAGTTGGATCGCCAGCATCATTCGTGAAGGCAACGAGCTTGGTGCGGTAGGCAAATGGGTCTACTTCGGGATTGTCGGTGTCGGGTCCGTTTTGGTTGTTGGCACGTTCAGTTACCTGGTCTGGACGCTGTATGTGGCCAAGCTTCGTAAAGAGCATCGTCGCGAAATCCGCAACCGTAGTCCTCACGAGCTCTCTTCCGACGAACGACGAAACGAACTCGAAGAAAACCTTCGCAATATCTCCGACCTTCAAGGCGAGATGTTCGATGGCGACTTCCGCG
Protein-coding sequences here:
- a CDS encoding DUF1501 domain-containing protein, which translates into the protein MPSNRTCDGVRRRDFLKVGVMGGIGMNLATYMSMAEAGQVESGGKAKAGIFVNLNGGPTHIDTFDPKPNAPSEYRGEFSPIKTNVPGIELSEHLPKLAQQADKYVVLRGVSHTLAAHNLGTEYVNTGTRPLASLQYPAYGSVVTKELGGPEDLPSFVAIPRSSHSAGYLGVKYAPLATNSTPKPGQAYSVRGISLSGGLTIETVERRHKLLAELDQTFAGFESDDQLLDGLDRFSHQAHSIITSKRARAAFDVEQENPKFAKPFEADDFSMSCLLAIRLIESGVRFVTITNGGWDTHTDNFARLKDNLLPKLDNGLAALFNGLHTRGLLDSTGVFVTGEFGRTPKINGRGGRDHYPRCMTMLMAGGGIQGGQVIGESDEKATLPKDGEGFKPDDAAASFFYNLGIDHTKEYHTNTGRPITIVRDGKVIRQLFS
- a CDS encoding Spy/CpxP family protein refolding chaperone, producing the protein MSRCSTLLMFALVALVSVGSAFGADEDAKPKKNQRKNANPGIFGQVMKLDLSEEQKAKVVAIRKEFGPKLAELTKAVGMTKEDRQARMAAQKEAKEKGLKGKEMRDYVNAKSPLTDEQQEAQKAVMELNGKIREKLASVLTDEQKEKLGFNKKKPGANKKKKAE